One region of Eupeodes corollae chromosome 1, idEupCoro1.1, whole genome shotgun sequence genomic DNA includes:
- the LOC129940515 gene encoding 28S ribosomal protein S21, mitochondrial, translating into MRHQLFLARTVLVQNSNVDEACRLLNRILGKEEIFDQFRRTRRYEKPFQVRRRVNFEKCKAIYNEDINRKIQFILRKNRVEPFPGCS; encoded by the exons atgagACATCAATTGTTTCTTGCTCGTACCGTTTTGGTACAAAATAGCAATGTTGATGAAGCTTGTCGATTGTTAAATCGAATTCTTGGAAAAGAAGAAATCTTCGATCAATTTCGGCGAACAAGGCGCTATGAGAAACCATTCCAa GTTCGTCGTAgggtaaattttgaaaagtgtaAAGCCATCTATAATGAGGATATCAATaggaaaattcaatttatcCTGAGGAAGAACCGCGTGGAACCATTCCCTGGCTGTAGTTGA